Proteins encoded by one window of Actinocorallia herbida:
- a CDS encoding arylsulfatase translates to MLTRRQLLRSSVVLGVGSQAVTRGTAPADALFTAGRAPDQRPNIVLVVADDLGYGELGAYGQDKIKTPVLDRLSRQGLRFTQAYSAAPVCAPSRCSLMTGLHTGHSRVRQNPQAGFPGDLRQEDTTFAEILQGVGYRTGLFGKWGFGPERPGASHPNARGFGEFYGYITHTAAHDYYPDHLWHNGQKVRLAGNTGARKGSFAPDLFRRRAADFAREGGDEPFFLMYATNLPHAPGEAPSLGRYASKPWPRADRAHAAQVTRLDTDLGTLLDSLPKARPTLVLVTSDNGPHEEQGFNPDRFDANGKFRGYKRNLYDGALRVPLIAWGPGLVRKGVTGRVTSQLDVFPTLAELAGAGLPRPLDGVSIAGTLAGRGNAAPAGHLYWYRNEKSQTRRANKTEGGSVTRLAEAVRQDEWKLIRYAPGRSRPASRRSWRVELFNMNNDPRESSNVASKHPLVVNRLHRLADASWT, encoded by the coding sequence ATGCTCACCCGTCGCCAACTGCTGCGCAGTTCGGTAGTCCTCGGCGTCGGGAGCCAGGCAGTGACCCGCGGGACGGCCCCTGCCGACGCCCTCTTCACCGCGGGACGCGCGCCCGACCAGCGCCCCAACATCGTGCTCGTCGTCGCCGACGACCTGGGCTACGGGGAGCTGGGCGCCTACGGCCAGGACAAGATCAAGACCCCGGTCCTCGACCGGCTCTCCCGGCAGGGCCTGCGCTTCACCCAGGCCTACTCCGCGGCCCCCGTCTGCGCGCCGTCGCGGTGCTCCCTCATGACGGGCCTGCACACCGGGCACTCCCGGGTCCGCCAGAACCCCCAGGCGGGGTTCCCCGGCGACCTGCGCCAAGAGGACACCACCTTCGCCGAGATCCTCCAGGGGGTCGGCTACCGCACCGGCCTGTTCGGCAAGTGGGGCTTCGGGCCCGAGCGCCCCGGCGCCTCACACCCCAACGCCCGCGGCTTCGGCGAGTTCTACGGGTACATCACCCACACCGCGGCGCACGACTACTACCCCGACCACCTGTGGCACAACGGGCAGAAGGTCCGGCTGGCGGGCAACACGGGAGCCCGGAAGGGCAGCTTCGCCCCCGACCTCTTCCGCCGCCGCGCGGCGGACTTCGCACGCGAAGGCGGGGACGAGCCTTTCTTCCTCATGTACGCGACGAACCTTCCGCACGCGCCGGGCGAGGCGCCCAGCCTCGGGCGTTACGCGAGCAAGCCGTGGCCGCGCGCCGACCGGGCTCACGCCGCGCAGGTCACCCGGCTGGACACCGACCTGGGCACGCTCCTCGACTCGCTACCGAAGGCACGGCCGACCCTTGTCCTCGTCACGAGCGACAACGGCCCGCACGAGGAGCAGGGCTTCAACCCCGACAGGTTCGACGCCAACGGCAAGTTCCGCGGATACAAGCGCAACCTGTACGACGGCGCCCTGCGCGTCCCGCTCATCGCCTGGGGGCCCGGCCTGGTCCGCAAGGGCGTCACCGGCCGCGTCACCTCCCAGCTCGACGTCTTCCCGACCCTCGCGGAGCTCGCCGGGGCCGGGCTGCCGCGGCCGCTGGACGGGGTGTCCATCGCCGGCACCCTCGCCGGCCGCGGGAACGCGGCGCCCGCCGGGCACCTGTACTGGTACCGGAACGAGAAGTCACAGACGCGGCGCGCGAACAAGACCGAGGGCGGCAGCGTGACCCGGCTCGCCGAGGCCGTCCGGCAGGACGAGTGGAAGCTCATCCGGTACGCGCCGGGCCGCAGCCGTCCGGCGAGCCGCCGGAGCTGGCGGGTCGAGCTGTTCAACATGAACAACGACCCGCGCGAGTCCAGCAACGTCGCCTCCAAGCACCCGCTGGTCGTCAACCGGCTGCACAGGCTGGCCGACGCCTCCTGGACCTGA
- a CDS encoding lamin tail domain-containing protein yields the protein MAVRDLVVVFIIAGVLYPSAGSPSGGLLPSGSSGSPVRIERVRHASAEAGGQWVELKNHAKSSRDLRGWRLRAGNGAVYEFGPYRLGPGQSVRVHTGKGHDSPSDLYWGRRVPALPDTGATVTLRTPHESVDSCRYTTEEDSC from the coding sequence ATGGCCGTACGTGATCTGGTAGTCGTGTTCATCATCGCCGGAGTGCTCTACCCGTCCGCGGGATCCCCGTCGGGCGGCCTCCTTCCGTCCGGATCCTCCGGATCGCCCGTGCGCATCGAGCGCGTGCGGCACGCCTCAGCCGAGGCGGGCGGACAGTGGGTGGAGCTGAAGAACCACGCCAAGAGCAGCCGTGACCTGCGCGGGTGGCGGCTGCGCGCCGGAAACGGGGCGGTGTACGAGTTCGGGCCCTACCGGCTCGGGCCCGGACAGTCCGTCCGCGTCCACACCGGGAAGGGCCACGACTCGCCTTCCGACCTGTACTGGGGCCGCCGCGTGCCCGCACTCCCCGACACCGGGGCGACGGTCACGCTGCGCACCCCCCACGAGTCCGTCGACAGCTGCCGCTACACCACCGAGGAGGACTCCTGCTGA
- a CDS encoding FG-GAP and VCBS repeat-containing protein: protein MRLLAALVVPAVLAAPALLPAPAHARAAGCGGAHDLDGDGRPDLVVGAPSATIGGQRRAGQIAVAYADGRTAWLAPAAARPLDGFGAALATGDLDGDGCADLAVGAPGAATVRVYLGGAAELRAGPVLTGRRGLGTAVAVADLDGDRDAELVAGAPEASGGGEIVVYGLRARGVKGRKTFPARLGRTKQRRARTDAFGSALAIGDFAGTGRARIAVGVPGAGHRGEGAVTVIDPLRGKAKVLSQAGKVRGGPERDDGFGTALASADFDGDGYDDLAVGVPGEALTDRDLGAGEGAVHVFSGPSFREKGPMWSRDTKGVPGRLHRNDRFGAALAAGDLTGDGRPDLAIGIPGAASAQILRARKGKPLTPSRLLSPRLSKTSHYGLTLHITRGTLYVGAPGTSSFTGSVYRSTTRLPLDGRGLTGWAVS from the coding sequence ATGCGCCTGCTCGCCGCCCTCGTGGTGCCCGCCGTCCTCGCCGCTCCCGCGCTGCTCCCCGCGCCCGCGCACGCCCGTGCCGCGGGCTGCGGAGGCGCCCACGACCTCGACGGCGACGGCCGCCCCGACCTCGTCGTCGGCGCGCCGTCGGCGACCATCGGCGGCCAGCGCCGCGCGGGCCAGATCGCGGTCGCCTACGCCGACGGCCGCACCGCCTGGCTCGCCCCCGCCGCCGCCCGCCCCCTCGACGGGTTCGGCGCGGCCCTGGCCACCGGCGACCTCGACGGGGACGGGTGCGCCGACCTCGCCGTCGGCGCACCCGGCGCGGCGACCGTGCGGGTGTACCTCGGCGGGGCCGCCGAACTGCGCGCGGGTCCCGTGCTGACCGGGCGGCGCGGCCTCGGCACCGCGGTCGCGGTCGCCGACCTCGACGGCGACCGCGACGCCGAACTCGTCGCGGGCGCGCCCGAGGCGTCCGGCGGAGGCGAGATCGTCGTCTACGGGCTGCGGGCGCGCGGCGTGAAAGGACGCAAGACCTTCCCGGCACGCCTGGGCCGGACGAAGCAGCGCCGCGCCCGGACCGACGCCTTCGGCTCCGCCCTCGCCATCGGCGACTTCGCCGGGACCGGCCGCGCCCGCATCGCCGTCGGCGTCCCCGGCGCGGGGCACCGCGGCGAAGGCGCCGTGACGGTCATCGACCCGCTCCGCGGCAAGGCGAAGGTGCTGTCCCAGGCCGGGAAAGTGCGCGGGGGCCCCGAACGCGACGACGGCTTCGGCACCGCCCTCGCCTCCGCCGACTTCGACGGAGACGGCTACGACGACCTCGCCGTGGGCGTCCCCGGTGAAGCGCTCACCGACCGGGACCTCGGCGCGGGCGAAGGCGCCGTGCACGTCTTCTCCGGCCCGTCCTTCCGCGAGAAGGGCCCCATGTGGAGCCGCGACACCAAGGGCGTGCCGGGAAGGCTCCACCGCAACGACCGCTTCGGCGCCGCCCTGGCCGCAGGCGACCTCACCGGCGACGGCCGCCCCGACCTCGCCATCGGCATCCCCGGCGCCGCCTCGGCCCAGATCCTCCGCGCCCGCAAGGGCAAGCCCCTCACCCCCTCCCGCCTCCTGTCCCCCCGCCTCTCCAAGACCTCCCACTACGGCCTCACCCTCCACATCACCCGAGGCACCCTCTACGTGGGCGCCCCCGGCACCTCCTCCTTCACCGGCTCCGTCTACCGCTCCACCACCCGCCTCCCCCTGGACGGCCGAGGCCTCACCGGCTGGGCTGTTTCCTAG
- a CDS encoding alkaline phosphatase D family protein, whose product MTLSRRQALTTTGIAALGAGCGPAVAVTAPLGGGAAAGRPDPFRLGVASGDPWPDSVVLWTRLAPRPLADDGLGGVGSRTVQVAWQLAEDARFRKVVRTGTVAAKASGGYAVHVTPTGLAPGREYYYRFRADGHLSPVGRTRTAPARGAMTPFTFAAASCAHYEHGYFTAYRRLAEQDPDLVIHLGDYLYEYAPGSYGGANGAVRKHTEGKCQTLTDYRRRHAQYKTDPDLKAAHAAAPWAVVWDDHEVEDNWTGTVPGSSVPGFTARKRAAMRAYYENMPLRSAARPSGTKMRLYRRLTWGALASFHLLDTRQYRTDQPCDDWLRTGCDDRNDPGGRVLGSAQLSWLDGSLRASGARWDVLGQQIFLAQRDMALGPALKVGMDAWDGYTAERDRLFDVLAASGARNPVVLTGDVHTAFAADLLRDFDDPDSPRVGVELVTTSIASDGDGYRDTAAIAALLAENPHFAHADQRRGFLLARAAPDSLTADFHTLDRISRKNTPSHRTTRLTLPDTARALA is encoded by the coding sequence ATGACCCTCTCGCGCCGGCAGGCGCTCACCACGACGGGGATCGCGGCGCTCGGCGCGGGCTGCGGGCCCGCCGTGGCGGTGACCGCTCCGCTCGGCGGCGGCGCCGCGGCGGGCAGGCCCGACCCGTTCCGGCTCGGCGTGGCCTCGGGCGACCCCTGGCCCGATTCGGTGGTCCTGTGGACCCGGCTCGCCCCCCGCCCCCTCGCCGACGACGGGCTCGGCGGCGTCGGCTCCCGGACCGTCCAGGTGGCGTGGCAGCTCGCCGAGGACGCCCGCTTCCGCAAGGTCGTCCGGACGGGCACGGTGGCGGCCAAGGCGTCGGGCGGGTACGCGGTGCACGTGACGCCCACAGGGCTGGCGCCCGGACGGGAGTACTACTACCGGTTCCGGGCGGACGGGCACCTGTCCCCCGTAGGACGGACCCGTACGGCGCCCGCGAGGGGCGCGATGACCCCGTTCACTTTCGCGGCGGCGTCCTGCGCGCACTACGAGCACGGGTACTTCACCGCCTACAGGAGGCTCGCCGAACAGGACCCCGACCTGGTGATCCACCTCGGGGACTACCTGTACGAGTACGCCCCCGGCTCGTACGGCGGGGCCAACGGGGCGGTGCGGAAGCACACCGAAGGCAAGTGCCAGACCTTGACGGACTACCGGCGCCGGCACGCCCAGTACAAGACCGATCCCGACCTCAAGGCCGCGCACGCGGCGGCCCCTTGGGCCGTCGTCTGGGACGACCACGAGGTGGAGGACAACTGGACGGGGACCGTGCCCGGTTCGTCCGTGCCGGGTTTCACCGCGCGCAAGCGGGCCGCGATGCGCGCCTACTACGAGAACATGCCGCTGCGCTCCGCCGCCCGCCCGTCCGGGACGAAGATGCGGCTCTACCGGCGGCTCACCTGGGGCGCGCTCGCCTCGTTCCACCTGCTCGACACCCGCCAGTACCGCACCGACCAGCCGTGCGACGACTGGCTCCGCACCGGCTGCGACGACCGGAACGACCCGGGAGGACGCGTCCTGGGCTCCGCCCAGCTCTCCTGGCTCGACGGCTCCCTGCGCGCCTCAGGGGCCCGCTGGGACGTCCTGGGGCAGCAGATCTTCCTGGCCCAGCGCGACATGGCACTCGGCCCCGCGCTCAAGGTCGGCATGGACGCCTGGGACGGCTACACCGCCGAGCGCGACAGGCTCTTCGACGTCCTCGCCGCCTCCGGCGCCCGCAACCCCGTCGTCCTCACCGGCGACGTCCACACCGCCTTCGCCGCCGACCTCCTCCGCGACTTCGACGACCCGGATTCCCCTCGCGTCGGCGTGGAGCTCGTCACCACCTCCATCGCCAGCGACGGCGACGGCTACCGCGACACCGCCGCCATCGCCGCCCTCCTCGCCGAGAACCCCCACTTCGCCCACGCCGACCAGCGCCGGGGCTTCCTCCTCGCCCGGGCCGCCCCCGACTCCCTCACCGCCGACTTCCACACCCTCGACCGCATCTCCCGCAAGAACACCCCCTCCCACCGCACCACCCGCCTCACCCTCCCCGACACCGCCCGCGCCCTCGCCTGA
- a CDS encoding GNAT family N-acetyltransferase — translation MTELPTARRTTTVRRVAWDHPDAVALRAEMAEELNARYADRIAIGNAAVEDALHVDPAEMEFVGVAYGAGDRPVGHTALRWRGRDLELKRVYVAPGDRGKGVSTALMVWSEETAGAAGAVRVILQTGDRQPDAVRLYERMGYLRIPDFPPYDAVPELCSTCMAKPVRRAG, via the coding sequence ATGACCGAACTCCCGACGGCGCGGCGGACGACGACGGTGCGCAGGGTGGCGTGGGACCACCCTGACGCGGTGGCGCTGCGCGCCGAGATGGCGGAAGAGCTCAACGCGCGGTACGCCGACCGGATCGCGATCGGGAACGCCGCGGTGGAGGACGCCCTGCACGTCGACCCGGCCGAGATGGAGTTCGTCGGCGTCGCCTACGGCGCCGGGGACCGCCCTGTCGGGCACACCGCGCTCCGCTGGCGCGGCCGCGACCTCGAGCTGAAGCGCGTCTACGTGGCCCCGGGCGACCGCGGCAAGGGCGTCTCGACGGCCCTGATGGTGTGGAGCGAGGAGACGGCGGGGGCGGCGGGCGCGGTCCGGGTCATCCTCCAGACCGGCGACCGCCAGCCCGACGCCGTCCGCCTGTACGAGCGCATGGGATATCTCCGCATCCCGGATTTCCCGCCCTACGACGCGGTGCCCGAGCTGTGCTCCACCTGCATGGCCAAGCCGGTCCGGCGGGCGGGCTGA
- a CDS encoding TetR/AcrR family transcriptional regulator, with product MAKRLSAATRRDQLMRVALTEFGRRGFHLTQMEHVAAAAGVSKALLYQHFESKEQLFAEVAQNIVDDLTGRLSAVDVEGATSLERISGMVGTLFDYATAEPDAWAVIIRHLDKPEVGVELRELRDRFGEAAAGRLLSRRRKVLAPEELAKNERRAPLLIPLIYGSLFSQISWWLEHPEVPRGRAESAALDFIWLGLDRLREGEHLPHP from the coding sequence ATGGCCAAGAGACTGTCCGCCGCCACCCGGCGGGACCAGCTGATGCGGGTCGCGCTCACCGAGTTCGGCAGGCGCGGCTTCCACCTGACCCAGATGGAGCACGTCGCGGCGGCGGCGGGCGTGTCCAAGGCCCTGCTCTACCAGCACTTCGAGTCCAAGGAGCAGCTCTTCGCCGAGGTCGCGCAGAACATCGTCGACGACCTCACCGGCCGCCTGTCGGCCGTGGACGTCGAGGGCGCGACCTCGCTGGAGCGCATCTCGGGCATGGTCGGCACCCTCTTCGACTACGCGACCGCCGAGCCCGACGCCTGGGCCGTCATCATCCGGCATCTCGACAAGCCCGAGGTGGGCGTGGAGCTGCGGGAACTGCGCGACAGGTTCGGCGAGGCCGCGGCGGGGCGGCTGCTGTCGCGGCGCCGCAAGGTGCTCGCCCCGGAGGAGCTGGCCAAGAACGAGCGGCGCGCCCCGCTGCTCATCCCGCTGATCTACGGGTCGCTGTTCTCGCAGATCTCCTGGTGGCTGGAGCACCCGGAGGTGCCGCGCGGCCGGGCCGAGTCGGCCGCGCTGGACTTCATCTGGCTCGGTCTGGACCGGCTCAGGGAAGGCGAGCACCTGCCCCATCCCTGA
- a CDS encoding acyl-CoA dehydrogenase family protein, whose product MDFALSERAASYLARLEDFMTKHVYPAEPVYASQHAELVAAGRPHEVPPIVEELKREARAAGLWNLFLPDVSGLTNTEYATLAEVTGRSPLLAPEATNCAAPDTGNMEVLHLFGTPEQQEKWLKPLLAGEIRSCFGMTEPDVASSDATNIATSIVRDGDHYVINGRKWWTTGAADPRCKVMILMGKTDPEGHPYLQQSMVLVPLDAPGLTIVRSLPVFGRHDQQGHCEILLEDVRVPVENLIGEEGGGFAIAQARLGPGRIHHSMRALGMAERALELMCQRAVDRVAFGKALAQQGVVQQQIAESRIAIEQARLLTLKTAWLIDTVGPKGARTEVAAIKVVAPRVAGEVIDRAIQIHGGGGVSDDFPLAAMWAGARSLRLADGPDEVHLRSVARTELASYLGK is encoded by the coding sequence ATGGACTTCGCGTTGAGTGAGCGGGCCGCGTCGTATCTGGCCCGGCTCGAAGATTTCATGACGAAGCACGTCTACCCGGCCGAACCCGTCTACGCCAGTCAGCACGCCGAGCTGGTGGCCGCGGGCAGGCCGCACGAGGTGCCTCCGATCGTCGAGGAGCTGAAGCGCGAGGCGCGGGCGGCCGGCCTGTGGAACCTCTTCCTGCCGGACGTCTCGGGCCTCACCAACACCGAGTACGCGACCCTCGCCGAGGTCACCGGCCGCTCCCCGCTGCTGGCCCCCGAGGCCACCAACTGCGCGGCCCCCGACACCGGCAACATGGAGGTGCTCCACCTGTTCGGCACGCCCGAGCAGCAGGAGAAGTGGTTGAAGCCGCTGCTGGCAGGCGAGATCCGGTCGTGCTTCGGCATGACCGAGCCCGATGTCGCCAGCTCCGACGCCACCAACATCGCCACCTCCATCGTGCGCGACGGCGACCACTACGTGATCAACGGCCGCAAGTGGTGGACCACCGGCGCGGCGGACCCGCGCTGCAAGGTCATGATCCTCATGGGCAAGACCGACCCCGAGGGCCACCCCTACCTCCAGCAGTCGATGGTCCTCGTCCCCCTCGACGCCCCCGGCCTCACCATCGTCCGGTCCCTGCCCGTCTTCGGCAGGCACGACCAGCAGGGGCACTGCGAGATCCTCCTGGAGGACGTGCGGGTGCCCGTCGAGAACCTGATCGGCGAGGAGGGCGGCGGTTTCGCCATCGCCCAGGCCCGCCTCGGACCCGGCCGCATCCACCACAGCATGCGGGCCCTCGGGATGGCCGAGCGCGCGCTCGAACTCATGTGCCAACGCGCGGTGGACAGGGTCGCGTTCGGCAAGGCGCTCGCCCAGCAGGGCGTCGTGCAGCAGCAGATCGCCGAGTCGCGCATCGCCATCGAGCAGGCCCGCCTGCTCACCCTCAAGACCGCCTGGCTGATCGACACCGTCGGGCCCAAGGGCGCGCGCACCGAGGTCGCCGCGATCAAGGTCGTCGCGCCGCGCGTCGCGGGCGAGGTCATCGACCGGGCCATCCAGATCCACGGCGGCGGAGGCGTCTCCGACGACTTCCCGCTCGCCGCGATGTGGGCGGGCGCCCGCTCGCTCCGGCTCGCCGACGGGCCCGACGAGGTCCACCTGCGTTCGGTGGCGCGTACCGAGCTCGCGTCTTATCTCGGAAAATAG
- a CDS encoding SDR family oxidoreductase, whose translation MELHGKVAWITGGAAGIGAAVARRLAGLGAHVVLADVDTAGGEKLAAELGGLFVRCDVREPAESVKAVEAAVARFGGLDIAFLNAGVATGSGMGEFFDVERYRRAMSINLDGVVYGVNAALPALRARGGGQIIATASMAGLTPMPIDPLYAANKTAVVGLIRSLGPAYEGENIKVNALCPSFAETAILDGLREALGSFPILDVETVADAFLKILDSDLVGQAWPVVPGRDIEPFRFRGVPGPRS comes from the coding sequence ATGGAACTCCACGGGAAGGTCGCCTGGATCACGGGCGGCGCGGCAGGGATCGGCGCGGCCGTGGCCCGCAGGCTGGCCGGGCTCGGCGCGCACGTGGTGCTCGCCGACGTCGACACGGCCGGCGGGGAGAAGCTCGCCGCCGAGCTGGGCGGCCTGTTCGTCCGCTGCGACGTGCGCGAGCCCGCCGAGAGCGTCAAGGCGGTCGAAGCGGCCGTCGCGCGCTTCGGCGGGCTCGACATCGCCTTCCTCAACGCCGGGGTCGCCACCGGCTCGGGCATGGGCGAGTTCTTCGACGTCGAGCGCTACCGCCGCGCGATGTCGATCAACCTCGACGGCGTCGTCTACGGCGTCAACGCCGCGCTCCCCGCGCTGCGCGCGCGCGGCGGCGGGCAGATCATCGCGACCGCCTCGATGGCCGGGCTCACCCCCATGCCGATCGACCCGCTGTACGCGGCGAACAAGACCGCCGTCGTCGGGCTGATCCGCTCGCTCGGGCCCGCCTACGAGGGTGAGAACATCAAGGTGAACGCGCTGTGCCCGTCGTTCGCCGAGACCGCCATCCTCGACGGTCTGCGCGAGGCGCTCGGCTCGTTCCCCATCCTCGACGTCGAGACCGTCGCCGACGCCTTCCTGAAGATCCTGGACTCCGACCTCGTCGGCCAGGCGTGGCCGGTCGTGCCCGGCCGCGACATCGAACCGTTCCGTTTCCGGGGCGTCCCCGGGCCGAGGAGCTGA
- a CDS encoding quinone oxidoreductase family protein: MRAIQITEFGGPEVLTLADLPEPVAGPGQVLVDVTRAGVNYADTHQAENTYLAASKLPMVPGGEIAGTAGGRRVVGLTADGGGYAEKALALEGALYDIPDGVDDMTALGLIVQGATAWVMLRKSVHLEPGETVVVHAAAGGVGTLAVQLAKAFGAGRVIATASSPEKREFALSLGADVAVDPATPELRKALIEANGGRRVDVVLEMTGGTVTDQSLAALAPFGRLAFYGMASREQPSPISAPSLLRHSTAVVGMWLPHVLTLPGDIMRRAMTELFDLAAAGTLKVVNGGEYALTDARSAHEALRSRKTIGKLVLDPSR, encoded by the coding sequence ATGCGCGCCATCCAGATCACCGAGTTCGGCGGACCCGAGGTCCTCACCCTGGCCGACCTGCCGGAACCCGTCGCCGGGCCGGGCCAGGTCCTCGTGGACGTGACCCGCGCGGGCGTCAACTACGCCGACACCCATCAGGCGGAGAACACCTACCTCGCCGCCTCCAAGCTGCCGATGGTCCCCGGCGGCGAGATCGCCGGGACGGCCGGGGGCCGCCGCGTCGTCGGCCTCACCGCCGACGGCGGAGGCTACGCCGAGAAGGCGCTCGCGCTCGAAGGGGCGCTCTACGACATCCCGGACGGCGTGGACGACATGACCGCGCTCGGCCTCATCGTGCAGGGCGCGACGGCCTGGGTGATGCTGCGCAAGAGCGTCCACCTGGAGCCGGGGGAGACCGTGGTGGTCCACGCGGCGGCGGGCGGCGTCGGCACGCTGGCCGTCCAGCTGGCCAAGGCGTTCGGCGCGGGCCGCGTCATCGCGACGGCGTCCAGCCCCGAGAAGCGCGAGTTCGCGCTGAGCCTCGGCGCGGACGTCGCGGTGGACCCCGCCACGCCCGAGCTGCGCAAGGCCCTCATCGAGGCCAACGGCGGCCGCCGCGTCGACGTCGTGCTGGAGATGACCGGCGGCACGGTGACCGACCAGTCCCTGGCCGCCCTCGCCCCCTTCGGCCGCCTCGCCTTCTACGGCATGGCCTCTCGGGAGCAGCCTTCGCCCATCTCCGCGCCCTCGCTCCTGCGGCACTCCACGGCCGTCGTAGGCATGTGGCTCCCTCATGTCCTCACCCTGCCCGGCGACATCATGCGCCGCGCGATGACCGAGCTCTTCGACCTCGCCGCCGCGGGCACCCTGAAGGTCGTCAACGGTGGCGAGTACGCCCTCACCGACGCCCGCTCCGCCCACGAGGCCCTGCGCTCCCGTAAGACCATCGGAAAGCTCGTCCTCGACCCCTCCCGCTGA
- a CDS encoding cysteine dioxygenase, which translates to MTLTTTEVGAPTLAERARLFAETSDEWLHRVRLDPQGRWYERIEGDEDYEVWIISWLPGQSTGFHDHGGSAGAFAVVLGELEEATLRAEQALSGGRVRHFGTHHIHDVRNVSAAPAVSVHVYSPPLSTMNRYDLTPEGELTVLKTESAEEW; encoded by the coding sequence ATGACGCTGACGACCACGGAAGTCGGGGCCCCGACGCTCGCCGAGCGTGCCCGGCTCTTCGCCGAGACGAGTGATGAGTGGCTGCACCGCGTGCGGCTCGACCCCCAGGGCCGCTGGTACGAGCGGATCGAAGGGGACGAGGACTACGAGGTGTGGATCATCAGCTGGCTCCCCGGCCAGAGCACCGGGTTCCACGACCACGGCGGATCCGCCGGGGCCTTCGCCGTCGTCCTCGGCGAGCTCGAGGAGGCGACGCTCCGCGCCGAGCAGGCGCTCTCCGGCGGACGGGTCAGGCACTTCGGCACGCACCACATCCACGACGTCCGCAACGTCTCCGCCGCCCCCGCGGTGAGCGTCCACGTCTACTCGCCGCCGCTGTCCACGATGAACCGGTACGACCTGACGCCCGAGGGCGAGCTGACCGTCCTCAAGACCGAGTCCGCGGAGGAGTGGTGA
- a CDS encoding rhodanese-like domain-containing protein has protein sequence MTRPAGARSIDELLAEARARLVRVTPAQAHAEAAYAEDPALLIDIRPAAQRAEEGEIPGALVIERNVLEWRLDPESDARIAAATGYDVRAVVFCSEGYTSSLAAAALQELGLSRATDLEGGFVAWRAAGLPTAATVSPQTLPATPAVLH, from the coding sequence GTGACCCGCCCCGCCGGCGCCCGCTCCATCGACGAACTCCTCGCCGAAGCCCGCGCCCGCCTCGTCCGCGTGACGCCCGCGCAGGCCCACGCCGAAGCCGCGTACGCCGAAGACCCGGCCCTGCTCATCGACATCCGCCCCGCCGCGCAGCGCGCGGAAGAGGGCGAGATCCCCGGCGCGCTCGTCATCGAACGCAACGTCCTGGAGTGGCGCCTCGACCCCGAGAGCGACGCCAGGATCGCGGCCGCGACGGGCTACGACGTCCGCGCCGTCGTCTTCTGCTCCGAGGGCTACACCTCGAGCCTCGCCGCCGCCGCCCTCCAGGAACTGGGCCTTTCCCGTGCCACCGACCTCGAAGGCGGCTTCGTCGCCTGGCGCGCCGCGGGGCTGCCGACCGCCGCCACGGTCAGCCCGCAGACCCTCCCGGCGACCCCCGCGGTCCTGCACTAG